One genomic window of Danio rerio strain Tuebingen ecotype United States chromosome 24, GRCz12tu, whole genome shotgun sequence includes the following:
- the pi15a gene encoding peptidase inhibitor 15-A precursor: MNENRLAIDILLLCISCGASALAGFSPTASSSLPATNLTDIGFAPPKYLTEAANIPKTRRKRYISQNDMLAILDYHNKVRGKVFPPASNMEYMVWDDTLAKTAEQWASTCIWEHGPRNLLRFLGQNLSVRTGRYRSILQLVKPWHDEVKDYSFPYPRDCNPRCPLKCYGPMCTHYTQMVWATSNKVGCAINTCHNMNVWGSVWKRATYLVCNYSPKGNWIGEAPYKVGVPCSMCPPSYGGSCSNNMCFPAVNSNYLHWFK; the protein is encoded by the exons ATGAATGAAAACCGCTTGGCTATTGACATTCTGCTCTTGTGTATATCCTGTGGAGCAAGTGCACTGGCAGGCTTCAGTCCCACTGCCTCCTCATCTCTGCCAGCAACCAATTTGACTGATATTGGCTTTGCGCCCCCAAAATATCTCACAGAGGCCGCAAACATTCCCAAAACCAGACGGAAACGTTATATTTCACAGAACGATATGCTTGCTATCCTTGATTACCATAATAAAGTTAGAGGGAAAGTTTTCCCCCCAGCCTCAAACATGGAATATATG GTCTGGGATGATACTCTTGCAAAGACGGCTGAGCAGTGGGCATCCACTTGTATTTGGGAACATGGTCCTCGCAATCTTCTTAGATTTCTGGGTCAGAACCTTTCAGTCCGAACAGGAAG GTATAGATCCATTTTGCAGCTTGTAAAGCCCTGGCATGATGAAGTGAAGGACTATTCGTTTCCATATCCTCGAGACTGCAATCCCAGATGTCCCCTTAAGTGCTATGGGCCAATGTGCACTCATTACACACAA ATGGTGTGGGCAACGTCAAATAAAGTAGGATGTGCGATTAATACTTGCCATAATATGAATGTTTGGGGCTCCGTATGGAAGAGGGCAACATACCTGGTGTGCAACTATTCTCCAAA GGGGAACTGGATTGGTGAAGCCCCATATAAAGTAGGTGTTCCTTGTTCCATGTGTCCTCCAAGCTATGGAGGATCGTGCAGTAACAACATGTGCTTTCCTGCTGTGAACTCAAATTACCTGCACTGGTTCAAATAA